A section of the Bombus fervidus isolate BK054 chromosome 9, iyBomFerv1, whole genome shotgun sequence genome encodes:
- the LOC139990710 gene encoding tubulin alpha-1 chain, producing the protein MGNACWELYCLEHGIQPDGMLPPQSCSSDEGFQTFFSETGGGKYVPRAVFLDLEPTVIDEVRTGTYHQLFHPEQLISGKEDAANNYARGHYTLGKEIIDLVLDRIRKIADMCTGLQGFLIFHAFGGGTGSGFTSLLMERLSMDYGKKAKLEFAIYPSPQIATAVVEPYNAILTTHTTLEHSDCAFLVDNEAIYDICRRNLDIERPTYTNLNRLIGQIVSSITASLRFDGALNVDLMEFQTNLVPYPRIHFPLATYAPIVSIEKAYHEQLTVMELTSSCFEPAMQMVKCNPQRGKYMACCLLYRGDVVPKDVNASIATIKTKRAIQFVDWCPTGFKVGINYQPPTVVPGGDLAKVQRAMALLANTTAIAEAWTRLNRKFDLMFGKRAFVHWYVAESMDESEFSEAREDLAALEKDYEEVGMDSTDAGEGEDEN; encoded by the exons ATGGGCAATGCTTGCTGGGAATTATATTGTCTGGAACATGGCATACAACCTGATGGCATGCTTCCGCCTCAGAGCTGTTCTAGCGACGAAGGTTTTCAAACTTTTTTCAGCGAGACCGGCGGTGGAAAATACGTCCCACGAGCTGTATTTCTGGACCTTGAGCCCACAGTCATTG ACGAAGTTCGAACTGGAACCTACCATCAGCTATTTCACCCCGAACAGTTAATTTCCGGTAAAGAGGACGCGGCGAACAATTACGCTCGAGGGCACTATACTCTGGGGAAGGAAATAATCGACCTGGTTCTAGACAGAATTCGTAAGATCGCCGATATGTGCACCGGTCTCCAAGGATTCCTAATTTTCCACGCATTCGGTGGTGGTACCGGTTCAGGATTCACCAGCCTTCTAATGGAGCGCCTCTCCATGGACTATGGCAAGAAAGCTAAGCTCGAGTTCGCCATTTACCCCTCTCCGCAAATTGCCACCGCGGTGGTAGAACCTTACAACGCCATCTTAACTACACACACGACATTAGAACACTCGGACTGCGCGTTCCTTGTCGATAACGAGGCGATCTACGATATCTGCAGGCGAAACTTAGATATAGAAAGACCAACCTATACGAATTTGAACAGATTAATTGGACAAATAGTGTCTTCTATCACGGCTTCTTTGAGGTTCGATGGAGCGCTGAACGTGGATCTAATGGAGTTCCAAACGAATTTGGTCCCGTATCCCAGGATTCACTTTCCTTTGGCTACATATGCGCCAATTGTTTCGATTGAAAAAGCTTATCACGAGCAATTGACGGTGATGGAGTTAACGTCGTCCTGTTTCGAGCCTGCAATGCAAATGGTCAAATGCAATCCACAAAGAGGAAAATATATGGCGTGCTGCTTATTATATAGAGGTGACGTGGTCCCGAAAGATGTAAACGCGTCTATTGCGACTATTAAGACAAAGAGGGCGATACAGTTCGTCGATTGGTGCCCCACTGGTTTTAAG GTAGGAATTAATTACCAACCACCAACAGTAGTTCCTGGAGGAGATCTCGCCAAAGTACAACGAGCTATGGCATTGCTTGCAAACACTACTGCAATCGCTGAGGCATGGACCAGACTAAACAGGAAATTTGATCTCATGTTCGGCAAACGTGCATTCGTTCATTg GTACGTGGCAGAAAGTATGGACGAAAGTGAATTTAGCGAAGCCAGAGAAGATCTAGCCGCTTTAGAAAAAGATTACGAAGAAGTTGGCATGGACTCGACGGACGCTGGCGAAGGTGAAGACGAAAATTAA